One Bacteroidota bacterium genomic window carries:
- a CDS encoding NADH-quinone oxidoreductase subunit A produces the protein MGDKLTDFGPIGQYIPLFILGVIAIVLGLLLANLSKLMGPFRPNKVKESVYESGMDPVGTAHDRFSVKFYMVAMLFILFDIEVVFMYPWAVNFTQLAAMDKLQGGSGIFPLLEMFVFVVILFVGYIYVWKKDGLEWD, from the coding sequence ATGGGCGATAAGCTTACTGATTTCGGGCCAATTGGCCAATATATTCCACTTTTCATCTTGGGGGTGATTGCCATCGTCCTCGGTTTGTTGTTGGCAAATCTCTCCAAATTGATGGGACCTTTCCGTCCCAACAAGGTCAAAGAGTCTGTCTACGAATCTGGAATGGATCCTGTCGGTACTGCCCACGACCGATTCTCCGTGAAATTTTACATGGTTGCCATGTTGTTCATCCTCTTTGACATCGAGGTGGTCTTCATGTATCCTTGGGCGGTCAATTTCACGCAATTGGCAGCAATGGACAAATTACAAGGTGGATCAGGGATCTTTCCCTTGTTGGAAATGTTTGTCTTTGTGGTGATCCTTTTTGTGGGCTATATCTACGTCTGGAAAAAAGACGGTCTCGAATGGGACTAG